One window of Bacillus alkalicellulosilyticus genomic DNA carries:
- a CDS encoding GNAT family N-acetyltransferase translates to MTRKIISSQWDTERLVIKDLLEEDIETMQKLYEQGSYRHKWDGQTLDKEYVYRCFTVGDLPPNGSKENFKIQAIHRKDTNSIVGILTSYHGFPNAKTFYINYLYIDQKEQKQGFGREVITRLLDMVKENEYVEVRANVALKNWTALRFWTSLGLNKINGIFGDKELSPDSFADVELCKEL, encoded by the coding sequence ATGACCAGAAAAATTATTTCAAGTCAGTGGGATACGGAAAGACTCGTGATAAAAGACCTGTTAGAAGAAGATATTGAAACTATGCAAAAGCTTTATGAACAAGGAAGTTACAGACACAAATGGGATGGTCAAACGTTAGATAAGGAATATGTATATCGATGTTTTACCGTTGGCGATTTACCACCAAACGGGAGTAAAGAGAACTTTAAAATTCAGGCCATACATAGGAAAGATACAAATAGTATAGTTGGAATACTCACATCCTATCATGGCTTTCCAAACGCAAAGACGTTCTATATCAATTATCTCTACATTGACCAAAAGGAACAAAAACAAGGATTCGGTAGAGAAGTAATAACTAGACTACTAGATATGGTAAAGGAAAACGAATATGTTGAAGTACGAGCAAATGTGGCATTAAAAAACTGGACAGCTTTAAGATTTTGGACAAGCCTTGGTCTAAATAAGATTAATGGAATATTCGGAGACAAAGAACTATCACCGGACTCTTTTGCAGACGTAGAGTTATGTAAGGAATTATAA
- a CDS encoding DinB family protein: MNNVQRKTWSENHKRFREILTKPEEHKEAIQLCLTLHSFLHSTSVSNSTEGTLADEIVSNLDEKTWRQYPVTMPNTRNSIAWHLWHITRIEDMTMNLLVADDQQVLHSSNWLEKMKISYTHSGNDMSEEEIAVLSSKIDFHSLLEYREEVGKGTQEIISSLRPEQWKMKVEKHKIKRLFEEKAVMERSTWLAEYWSKKDIAGLLLMPATRHIFLHLNKCERIKEKLHRNLKQIG, from the coding sequence ATGAATAATGTTCAACGGAAAACGTGGAGTGAGAACCATAAAAGGTTTAGAGAAATACTAACCAAACCAGAAGAACACAAAGAAGCCATACAATTATGTTTAACCTTACATTCCTTTCTACATTCAACTTCCGTAAGTAATAGCACTGAAGGTACCTTAGCAGATGAAATCGTAAGCAACTTGGATGAAAAAACATGGAGACAATATCCAGTGACGATGCCAAATACAAGAAATTCGATTGCGTGGCATTTATGGCATATTACCCGTATTGAAGACATGACTATGAATCTGTTAGTAGCTGATGATCAGCAAGTTCTTCATAGTTCAAACTGGCTTGAAAAAATGAAAATTTCCTATACGCATTCTGGTAATGATATGAGTGAAGAAGAGATTGCTGTGTTAAGCTCAAAAATCGATTTTCACTCCTTATTAGAATATAGAGAAGAAGTAGGTAAGGGAACTCAAGAGATAATTTCTTCGTTACGTCCGGAACAATGGAAGATGAAAGTGGAAAAGCATAAAATAAAGCGCTTATTTGAAGAAAAAGCGGTAATGGAACGTTCTACATGGTTGGCTGAATACTGGAGTAAAAAAGACATTGCAGGTTTACTTCTAATGCCTGCGACAAGGCATATTTTTTTACACTTAAACAAGTGTGAGCGTATAAAGGAGAAATTACATAGAAACTTGAAGCAAATCGGATAA
- a CDS encoding GrpB family protein, with protein sequence MVNRKRNIVVTEYKEVWKELYQKEAEKLKNVFNDELVTIHHIGSTAVPNLKAKPTIDIMPVVKNIEKVDNYNNEMIELGYEPIGENGVIGRRYFRKGRENRTHHIHIFQSDNKYEIERHLAVRDFLIAHSKDMVEYGALKERLAQQFPKDSEGYCNGKHNFVQNLERKAKEWYHNKG encoded by the coding sequence ATGGTTAATCGAAAAAGGAACATTGTTGTTACAGAGTATAAAGAAGTCTGGAAAGAACTCTATCAAAAGGAAGCAGAAAAGCTAAAAAACGTTTTTAATGACGAACTTGTTACGATACATCATATCGGAAGCACGGCTGTTCCTAACTTAAAAGCGAAACCAACTATTGATATCATGCCAGTGGTGAAAAATATTGAAAAAGTCGATAACTATAATAACGAAATGATTGAATTAGGATATGAACCAATTGGGGAGAATGGGGTTATTGGAAGAAGATACTTTCGAAAAGGAAGAGAAAATAGGACACACCACATTCATATTTTCCAATCCGATAATAAATATGAAATCGAACGGCACCTTGCTGTTCGAGATTTTCTGATTGCTCATTCAAAGGACATGGTCGAGTATGGTGCATTAAAAGAAAGACTCGCTCAACAATTTCCAAAAGATAGTGAAGGATACTGTAATGGAAAACATAATTTTGTGCAAAACTTGGAACGAAAAGCAAAAGAATGGTACCATAATAAAGGATAA
- a CDS encoding histidine phosphatase family protein gives MLTLYITRHGETVWNTQKRMQGWSDSELTETGKNNAVSLGKRIKEVKFEAIYTSPSKRSVTTANLIKGKRKTPIILDDNLRELNMGKWEGETLSTIEANYPKEFHDFWNAPHLYCSINGESFSELKTRVLKAVHSIQEKYSTGTILVVTHSVVIKTLLAYFKGYPVENLWDPPFIHDTSLTIVELEGNESRVVMEGDLSHRRSK, from the coding sequence TTGCTAACTTTGTATATTACGAGACACGGAGAGACCGTATGGAATACGCAAAAAAGAATGCAAGGGTGGAGTGATTCCGAACTAACCGAGACGGGAAAAAATAACGCAGTCTCTTTAGGAAAAAGGATTAAAGAGGTAAAGTTTGAAGCCATTTATACAAGCCCAAGTAAAAGAAGTGTAACCACGGCTAACTTGATAAAAGGAAAAAGAAAAACTCCTATCATTCTTGACGACAACTTAAGAGAATTAAATATGGGTAAGTGGGAAGGAGAAACACTTTCTACGATAGAGGCCAACTACCCAAAGGAATTTCATGATTTTTGGAATGCACCACATTTATATTGCTCGATAAACGGAGAAAGTTTTAGTGAACTTAAAACTCGGGTTCTAAAGGCTGTACATTCGATTCAAGAAAAATATAGTACGGGAACTATTCTCGTAGTGACGCATTCTGTTGTAATTAAAACATTATTGGCATACTTCAAAGGATATCCGGTAGAGAATTTGTGGGACCCACCTTTTATCCATGATACAAGCCTAACAATAGTCGAGTTAGAAGGTAATGAAAGTCGCGTAGTCATGGAGGGGGACTTGTCACATCGGAGGAGTAAATAA
- a CDS encoding DUF4440 domain-containing protein, whose product MEHLSLEEQILYLEKKLMTYEYTELKEHLADDFFEYGSSGSIFDKNEQLEAVRDGNVTHVIKYTVTDFKIKVLASDVVLATYRTVRHHDKKLVLRSSIWKNNLGKWQMIFHQGTPTT is encoded by the coding sequence ATGGAACATTTATCACTTGAAGAGCAAATTTTGTACCTTGAAAAGAAATTAATGACTTATGAATATACCGAATTAAAAGAACACCTTGCAGATGATTTTTTTGAATATGGAAGTTCAGGATCCATATTCGATAAGAATGAACAACTTGAAGCAGTTAGAGATGGTAATGTCACTCATGTTATAAAATATACGGTTACGGATTTTAAAATAAAAGTATTAGCTTCAGATGTTGTATTAGCAACGTATCGCACAGTAAGGCATCATGATAAAAAATTGGTATTACGGAGTTCAATTTGGAAAAATAACCTGGGGAAATGGCAAATGATATTCCACCAAGGTACTCCAACTACATAG
- a CDS encoding GNAT family N-acetyltransferase — protein MIIKMTQSNMDNYNKSNDGFTVSGRIIPKYEDQTWTYTEEVFSETYIKKYDDEEIPVDYVEDQKKAVFFYFSKNNCIGQIRLREHWNGYAYIEDIAVAKEYREKGVGTALIHQAIEWAKEKKFCGLMLETQDINVSACRFYAKNNFTIGSIDTMLYSNFSTANEVAIIWYYKFK, from the coding sequence ATGATTATTAAAATGACACAATCCAATATGGATAATTATAATAAATCAAACGACGGCTTCACTGTTAGTGGAAGAATCATTCCAAAGTATGAAGACCAAACTTGGACATATACCGAAGAAGTATTTTCGGAAACATATATCAAAAAATATGACGATGAAGAAATTCCTGTTGATTATGTTGAGGATCAAAAGAAAGCAGTCTTTTTTTATTTCTCTAAGAACAACTGCATCGGTCAAATTAGACTTCGAGAACATTGGAATGGATATGCCTATATAGAAGATATTGCTGTTGCCAAAGAATATAGAGAAAAAGGTGTTGGAACGGCATTAATACATCAAGCAATAGAATGGGCAAAAGAGAAGAAGTTTTGTGGTCTCATGCTAGAAACTCAAGATATAAATGTCTCAGCGTGTCGTTTTTATGCCAAAAACAACTTTACCATCGGGTCAATTGATACGATGCTGTATTCTAATTTTTCAACAGCGAATGAAGTAGCTATCATTTGGTACTATAAATTTAAATAA
- a CDS encoding GNAT family N-acetyltransferase: MKNVCKANIDDLDKLVNIDCEVIGNPSRRNTIKKSIEQGQCIIAKEGEDIVGFLLYDITFFECTFISLIIVSPSSRRRGYASLLMESLMDAAPTTKVFSSTNQSNINMQKVFEANGFIQSGIVENLDEGDPEIIYFKSGR, from the coding sequence ATGAAGAATGTATGTAAAGCAAATATTGATGATTTAGACAAGCTAGTAAACATTGATTGTGAAGTAATTGGGAATCCAAGTAGACGTAACACCATTAAGAAATCAATTGAACAAGGGCAATGTATCATTGCAAAAGAAGGGGAAGATATTGTAGGTTTTTTACTTTATGATATAACGTTTTTTGAATGTACGTTTATCTCTCTCATTATCGTTTCACCATCGAGCAGAAGAAGAGGGTATGCAAGTTTGTTGATGGAATCTTTGATGGATGCAGCTCCTACTACCAAGGTGTTTTCATCTACTAACCAATCTAATATTAATATGCAGAAAGTTTTTGAAGCAAATGGATTTATCCAGAGTGGAATAGTTGAGAACTTAGATGAAGGAGATCCTGAAATTATTTACTTTAAATCCGGGCGGTAG
- a CDS encoding HAD family hydrolase, with translation MTIKAIFLDFYGTVVHEDEKIINRICQQIKENSPTKSTVKEIGGVWWEELARLFRKSYGANFRYQRTLEESSLQKTLSHFHSSLDETTLCEEMFDYWMRPDIFPDSVTFLSDNTLPVYILSNIDRDDILKAMKAHQISVEDVITSEDVKSYKPRPEMFNYALELSGLTPSEVIHVGDSLSSDVAGANHVGIRSVWVNRTDRVNKGEKKPDYEIKALDELTHIINSIGVSK, from the coding sequence ATGACAATCAAAGCGATTTTTCTAGATTTTTATGGAACCGTTGTACATGAAGATGAAAAAATCATTAATAGGATTTGCCAGCAAATCAAAGAAAACTCACCCACAAAATCGACCGTAAAAGAAATTGGTGGGGTTTGGTGGGAAGAACTGGCTAGGTTGTTTAGAAAAAGTTATGGTGCGAATTTCAGATATCAGAGAACTTTAGAAGAAAGTTCATTACAAAAGACGTTATCTCATTTTCATTCATCATTAGATGAAACGACTTTGTGTGAAGAAATGTTTGACTATTGGATGAGGCCTGATATTTTTCCCGATTCAGTTACATTTCTTAGTGATAATACGTTGCCTGTCTATATATTATCTAATATTGACCGCGATGATATTTTAAAAGCTATGAAAGCACATCAAATATCAGTTGAGGATGTTATCACAAGCGAGGATGTAAAATCGTATAAGCCAAGGCCAGAAATGTTTAATTATGCCTTAGAATTAAGTGGATTGACGCCATCTGAGGTCATCCACGTAGGCGATTCACTATCTAGTGACGTTGCAGGAGCCAATCATGTAGGAATAAGAAGTGTCTGGGTGAATAGAACTGATAGAGTTAATAAAGGCGAAAAGAAACCAGATTACGAAATTAAGGCTCTAGATGAATTGACACACATTATTAATTCAATTGGGGTGAGCAAATGA
- a CDS encoding GNAT family N-acetyltransferase has product MSGSLKAISKENVEECSVLYRKVFNSDPWNDGWLLDDVKERLSDIISNPHYWGVGLYSDGGRLVGFLVGYSEKWLQERHFHVIELCVDLDFQNKGIGTRLITALENYCNEVGINNIYLVTAKGGQAEHFYNKNDFITNSQLIMMSKALD; this is encoded by the coding sequence ATGAGTGGAAGTCTCAAAGCGATTTCAAAAGAGAATGTAGAAGAGTGCTCAGTACTCTACAGAAAGGTTTTTAATAGTGACCCTTGGAATGATGGGTGGTTACTTGACGATGTTAAAGAGCGCCTATCAGACATTATAAGTAATCCGCATTATTGGGGTGTAGGTTTATATAGTGATGGAGGTAGACTAGTAGGCTTTCTGGTTGGCTATTCAGAAAAGTGGCTACAGGAACGTCATTTTCATGTAATAGAATTATGTGTGGATTTGGATTTCCAAAACAAAGGTATTGGCACTAGATTAATAACTGCACTTGAAAACTATTGTAACGAAGTGGGGATAAATAACATTTATCTTGTAACTGCTAAAGGTGGACAGGCCGAACATTTTTATAATAAAAATGATTTTATTACTAATTCACAATTGATTATGATGTCAAAGGCTTTAGACTAA
- a CDS encoding NUDIX hydrolase, protein MEPIKKAYGYVTRIKEGQTQVLVFRHSIAEAGIQIPKGTVQPDEDTILAVIREMEEETGLRDFQVERLLAEDMWKNDDGAIHHRFFYKITVSDASDEWDYHPTGGGEEDGITFHFFWISSANEVELIRGHGDYLEPIFN, encoded by the coding sequence ATGGAACCAATAAAGAAAGCTTACGGTTATGTGACTAGAATAAAAGAAGGCCAAACACAGGTATTAGTATTCCGGCATTCTATTGCTGAAGCTGGGATACAAATACCAAAGGGAACTGTACAACCTGATGAGGACACAATATTAGCAGTAATCAGAGAAATGGAAGAAGAAACAGGGTTAAGAGATTTTCAAGTTGAACGTTTACTTGCTGAAGATATGTGGAAGAATGATGATGGTGCAATACACCATAGATTTTTTTATAAGATAACTGTCTCTGATGCGTCAGATGAATGGGATTATCATCCAACGGGTGGAGGAGAAGAAGATGGAATTACATTTCATTTCTTTTGGATTTCATCAGCAAATGAGGTTGAACTTATAAGAGGACATGGTGATTACTTGGAACCTATTTTTAACTAA
- a CDS encoding DUF5412 family protein, with translation MKKRLIWVALFLIIGIAIYDFLNVELDEVSTGDFLSKHPSPYNDYAAIAYIVDEGGATVRAAVRVEIDYGDEIKTIYWNYDESTVKIKWLDKETIEINDHTLNIFTDSYHWKKDPNWEENRGRY, from the coding sequence ATGAAGAAAAGGTTAATTTGGGTAGCTTTATTTTTAATAATAGGAATAGCTATTTATGACTTCCTAAATGTTGAACTAGATGAAGTATCTACAGGTGATTTTTTATCCAAACATCCATCACCATACAATGATTATGCGGCTATTGCGTATATTGTAGACGAAGGTGGTGCTACGGTAAGAGCTGCTGTTCGAGTAGAGATTGATTATGGAGATGAAATTAAAACAATATATTGGAATTATGATGAAAGTACAGTAAAAATAAAATGGTTAGACAAAGAAACGATTGAAATTAATGACCATACTTTGAACATCTTTACCGATTCTTATCATTGGAAGAAGGACCCCAATTGGGAAGAGAATAGGGGAAGATATTAG
- a CDS encoding HD domain-containing protein yields the protein MKYILDRNYASELIEWAYNQNPGPWFEHSVNVAKATENILIQLNKAGFEVDVDLGYNAALLHDIGRYKGFTKSVIHSYDGYNYFKELGFMGNAIVCVTHSFPCMNKHIEKAADWSLVPNHMKLKLVEILNENSSYDIYNKVITLCDALADSEGFTTLEKRLISVGLRHGTTTHTSLHWKGFYTIKKEVEGLLKKSIYTLLPGVEDTIYTDIHY from the coding sequence ATGAAATATATCTTGGATAGAAATTATGCAAGTGAACTTATTGAATGGGCCTATAACCAAAACCCAGGACCCTGGTTTGAGCATTCGGTTAATGTTGCAAAAGCCACTGAGAATATATTAATTCAATTGAACAAAGCTGGGTTTGAAGTTGACGTTGACCTAGGGTATAATGCGGCTCTACTGCATGATATCGGTAGGTATAAAGGGTTTACTAAATCTGTTATTCATTCGTACGATGGCTACAATTATTTCAAAGAATTAGGTTTTATGGGAAATGCAATTGTGTGTGTTACTCATTCATTTCCATGCATGAACAAACATATAGAAAAAGCTGCTGACTGGAGCCTTGTTCCAAATCATATGAAGCTAAAGCTGGTGGAAATTCTTAACGAGAATAGCAGCTATGATATATATAATAAAGTCATTACTTTGTGCGATGCTCTTGCAGACTCTGAAGGATTTACTACGCTAGAAAAAAGATTAATTTCCGTTGGACTACGTCATGGAACAACGACCCACACGTCACTTCACTGGAAGGGTTTTTATACTATTAAAAAAGAGGTAGAAGGACTGCTCAAGAAAAGCATTTATACACTACTTCCAGGAGTGGAAGATACAATTTATACGGATATACATTATTAA
- a CDS encoding GNAT family N-acetyltransferase: MTGLTFYQGYKDNENLRTSFNELATLVFGLNFEEWYKKGYWNNRYIPFSYAEGDKVIANVSVNLLDFVIQGEEKKAIQIGTVMTHPEYRNRGLSAALMNKVFEEYKDSYDFMYLFANPSVLDFYPKFGFQAVDEYQFSMEYSPSKPVPTAIRKLDTSNTDDLTFIYHIASERFPVSKRFGTINTQGILMFYSIYVFADDIYFIEDEEAIVIYKVDGKQIDIFDIVSKREVYIENILSKITTSETTKIVFHYTPDYKGIETQSKIVKGDDVLFVKTTGHNHFPSQVKHPMTSQA; this comes from the coding sequence ATGACAGGGTTAACGTTTTATCAAGGCTACAAAGATAATGAGAACCTGAGAACAAGTTTTAACGAACTTGCTACTTTGGTGTTTGGATTAAATTTTGAAGAGTGGTATAAAAAGGGCTATTGGAATAACCGTTATATTCCGTTTTCTTATGCAGAAGGGGATAAAGTAATCGCAAATGTCTCAGTAAACCTGTTGGACTTCGTGATACAAGGTGAGGAAAAAAAGGCGATACAAATTGGGACGGTTATGACACATCCTGAGTATCGAAACCGAGGACTTTCAGCCGCCTTGATGAATAAAGTCTTCGAAGAATATAAAGATAGCTATGACTTTATGTATCTATTTGCCAATCCAAGTGTATTAGATTTTTATCCTAAATTTGGTTTTCAAGCAGTGGATGAGTATCAATTTTCAATGGAATATTCACCAAGCAAACCTGTACCAACCGCTATCCGAAAACTTGATACAAGCAACACTGATGACCTTACCTTTATTTATCACATTGCTTCTGAACGATTTCCCGTTTCTAAGCGGTTTGGAACAATAAACACTCAAGGAATTCTAATGTTTTATAGTATCTACGTGTTCGCAGATGATATCTACTTCATAGAAGATGAAGAGGCAATTGTAATATATAAGGTAGACGGAAAACAAATAGATATTTTTGATATTGTTAGTAAAAGAGAAGTTTATATTGAAAATATTCTTTCAAAGATTACTACTAGCGAAACTACTAAAATAGTTTTTCACTATACACCTGATTATAAGGGCATTGAGACCCAAAGTAAGATAGTAAAGGGAGATGATGTATTATTCGTTAAAACGACTGGTCATAATCATTTTCCATCGCAGGTTAAGCATCCAATGACTTCGCAAGCATAA
- a CDS encoding class I SAM-dependent methyltransferase, translating into MESVISFYENYDEESRLSTDNSRKIEFMTTIKNLDHKILPTHRVLELGAGTGIYSFYYANRGCNVVATDITPKYVQYMNQKNNLLNFRAEIANATNLTNFETESFDVVLCLGPMYHLTEEMDRVKCIKESVRVLKDGGLLAISYINKHYILHSLMMNDSTYLKKEFIEQIINTGTIKEGDKYNFWTDAFFSTPEEMERIIKDFNVEIIDHFATDGLSPYLRSTVNSFSEEEYRNWSYYIERSCRDKNIMGLSNHALLLCRKT; encoded by the coding sequence ATGGAATCGGTTATTTCCTTTTACGAAAACTATGATGAAGAATCTCGTTTATCTACGGATAATTCAAGAAAAATCGAATTTATGACAACAATTAAAAATTTAGACCATAAAATTCTGCCAACACATCGTGTTTTGGAACTAGGTGCAGGTACGGGGATATATTCATTTTATTATGCAAATAGAGGATGTAATGTAGTCGCAACAGATATCACACCCAAGTATGTTCAATATATGAATCAAAAGAATAATCTATTAAACTTTAGAGCAGAGATTGCAAATGCAACAAATCTAACTAATTTTGAAACAGAGAGTTTTGATGTTGTTCTGTGTCTAGGGCCTATGTATCATTTAACAGAAGAAATGGATAGAGTCAAATGCATCAAGGAGTCTGTAAGAGTATTAAAGGATGGTGGGTTGTTGGCTATCTCGTATATAAACAAACATTATATCCTACATTCGTTAATGATGAATGATTCAACGTACTTAAAAAAGGAATTTATTGAGCAGATTATCAACACAGGCACAATAAAAGAAGGAGATAAGTATAATTTTTGGACAGATGCATTTTTTTCCACACCAGAAGAAATGGAACGAATCATAAAAGATTTTAATGTTGAAATAATAGACCACTTTGCCACAGATGGTCTAAGTCCATATCTAAGGTCGACGGTAAATAGTTTTAGTGAAGAGGAATATAGGAATTGGAGCTACTATATTGAAAGAAGTTGCAGGGATAAAAATATCATGGGACTCAGTAATCATGCTTTACTATTGTGTAGAAAAACGTAA
- a CDS encoding histidine triad nucleotide-binding protein, producing MDCIFCKIVNREAPADIIYEDEQVISFYGLHFSAPVHALVIPKKHIMNVMDIQEDDERIVYKIHQGIQEVAKILGVENDGFRVITNTGQHGQQEINHLHYHIIGGRQLKWDM from the coding sequence ATGGATTGTATCTTTTGTAAAATTGTTAATAGAGAAGCACCAGCAGATATTATTTATGAAGACGAGCAGGTTATATCCTTTTACGGTTTACACTTTAGTGCTCCAGTCCATGCGTTAGTCATACCGAAAAAGCATATTATGAACGTTATGGACATCCAAGAAGATGATGAAAGAATAGTTTATAAAATTCATCAAGGGATACAGGAAGTTGCTAAAATATTAGGTGTAGAGAATGATGGTTTTAGAGTGATAACCAATACAGGGCAACATGGGCAACAGGAAATAAACCATTTGCATTATCATATTATTGGCGGTCGTCAATTAAAGTGGGACATGTAG
- a CDS encoding class I SAM-dependent methyltransferase: MKNRNKINGAFEYSGSYYEEIGDFLKENYLEYGFTKGTNQEVDFLVDIMAIPQHSRILDIGCGPGRHSLELARRGYQSVGVDISSEFIKYANQVAKAERLNAEFFVEDARELHFTEEFEGAICLCEGAFGLAGNEDNHRKVLKSVYNALRPGALFVLTVVNALCVARSITDDSEFDIYTCTKIDKDTITSPEGETKDVKIYTTAFTFRELKFLLESEGFEVAAAYGCSVGQFSEKPLTVNDFEIMMIARRI; the protein is encoded by the coding sequence TTGAAAAATAGGAATAAGATAAATGGTGCATTCGAATACAGTGGTAGCTATTACGAGGAAATAGGTGATTTTCTAAAAGAAAATTATCTGGAATATGGATTCACAAAAGGAACCAATCAGGAAGTCGATTTTTTAGTTGATATCATGGCTATTCCGCAACATTCTCGTATTTTAGATATAGGTTGTGGTCCAGGTCGTCACTCTTTGGAGTTAGCACGACGAGGCTATCAGTCAGTTGGCGTTGATATCTCATCTGAATTTATTAAATACGCTAATCAAGTGGCGAAAGCGGAAAGACTTAACGCTGAATTTTTTGTTGAGGATGCTCGTGAGTTACACTTTACCGAAGAATTTGAAGGAGCGATATGTCTTTGTGAAGGCGCTTTTGGATTAGCTGGTAACGAGGATAATCACCGGAAAGTGTTAAAAAGTGTTTATAATGCGCTTCGTCCAGGAGCTCTATTTGTATTAACAGTCGTTAATGCCTTATGTGTGGCTAGAAGTATAACCGATGATAGTGAATTCGATATTTATACTTGCACGAAAATAGATAAAGATACAATTACAAGTCCTGAAGGCGAAACGAAAGATGTCAAGATATACACTACGGCTTTTACATTTCGTGAATTGAAGTTCTTGTTGGAAAGTGAAGGGTTCGAAGTGGCAGCAGCATATGGTTGTTCTGTGGGTCAATTTAGTGAGAAACCCTTGACTGTAAATGACTTTGAAATAATGATGATTGCACGGCGAATATAA
- a CDS encoding DUF6434 domain-containing protein, translating to MRPDLTKDITIKDFSNYYWLKEELQTFCREHGMSASSSKLELTDRINVYLLTGEIKKPIRKTRPPKTKETELSLETVITENHRCSQEVRAFFKSVIPNFHFSTYIQNYLKTNIGRTYRDVVLAWNEEEERKKDPTYKRTIAPQFEYNQFIQDFFADPKNQQKSREEAIDAWNQMKRLPGSNKYNPKLTIE from the coding sequence TTGAGACCTGACCTAACAAAAGACATTACTATAAAAGACTTTAGTAATTACTATTGGTTAAAGGAAGAATTGCAAACATTTTGTAGGGAACATGGAATGAGTGCATCTAGTTCAAAATTAGAACTAACAGATAGGATTAACGTCTATCTCCTAACAGGGGAGATTAAAAAACCAATTAGAAAAACGAGACCACCTAAAACGAAAGAAACAGAATTAAGTCTTGAAACAGTCATTACAGAAAATCACCGCTGTAGTCAAGAGGTAAGAGCGTTTTTTAAGTCCGTCATCCCTAACTTTCATTTTTCTACGTATATCCAAAACTATTTAAAAACTAACATTGGAAGAACATATCGTGACGTTGTACTAGCTTGGAACGAGGAAGAAGAAAGAAAAAAAGACCCGACATACAAGAGAACCATCGCTCCTCAATTTGAATACAATCAATTCATTCAGGATTTTTTTGCTGATCCCAAAAATCAACAGAAAAGTCGTGAAGAAGCAATTGATGCCTGGAACCAAATGAAAAGACTTCCAGGTAGTAATAAGTATAATCCTAAGTTAACTATTGAGTAG
- a CDS encoding PH domain-containing protein yields the protein MVFRSKIDRFFVVFIMILVLIIGVSTFFPLALEDGTDLSVVITLTSTFLIIASFVLWCVFSVKYVFYDDYLFVKGGPFRSRISYQDITKISPTSEIFTGYRLLSSRDALEVFYKTGAFGSVKISPRDKKEFLTELSKRCPNIQIQE from the coding sequence ATGGTTTTCCGTTCAAAAATAGATAGATTTTTTGTTGTTTTTATAATGATATTGGTACTCATAATAGGAGTGTCCACATTCTTTCCATTAGCCCTTGAGGATGGTACGGATTTATCGGTGGTTATCACATTGACTTCTACATTTCTTATCATAGCCAGTTTTGTTTTGTGGTGTGTTTTTTCAGTCAAATATGTTTTTTATGACGATTACTTATTTGTAAAAGGTGGACCGTTTAGAAGTCGAATTTCTTATCAAGATATAACAAAGATATCTCCTACATCAGAAATCTTCACCGGTTATCGATTATTATCTTCGAGAGATGCACTAGAAGTCTTTTATAAGACAGGAGCTTTTGGAAGTGTGAAAATATCACCCAGGGATAAAAAGGAGTTCCTAACCGAGTTATCTAAAAGATGCCCAAACATACAAATTCAAGAATGA